In the Kribbella sp. NBC_00482 genome, one interval contains:
- a CDS encoding M6 family metalloprotease domain-containing protein, with the protein MRLVAVLAVVSVPSMALAAPSAPPDPVNAWQYPHWPQKQPWQESGPDTRVAKTLSSGLPGPIDPQNWENPDHMTWDDYVKPPGTNWADPNVKGSERTFKGALVLLDYPNQDFVVTKPKGSTVFGNPSAAANGVPRDQTAQFYKNFLNTPEPLNHGHTLHEYWMEDSGGRYGVDLTAFGPYRMPGKSHEYAMEFQSDEDCPAGDDCSRNIRTDGQAAWVADQGPDVPAGYDFVFFLSAGQDESSTWQEFGMMKFPTKEDVTEEFGGPDPAQRNWSETRYVDWTSWAAGSSIWPNAGGGSSTQAESSGMAVFAHEFSHILGIGDNYNNPYGVPPRRAYTGIWEMLSRGSFNGPGGPHSRWMIPATGGASMGAQHMLLNKIKLEMVDEQNVLRLSREALATSGVVIANVKARSVNPGARDLSGVNIELGGAGDLDAPCDATKDPMCDGRGYQNYTVEVVDRMGTDSFTPDAGVLVAKTKNQDRAPFEWVIDANPQDINLTDYVLPDGTKVPITIGDYRQLSDALFHAGTNSGSEYEYTDTANRLHFYITGVHRNAKGELSYTVAIRSLDGAGAQKRGVRLLPTVAKPDRSGVQTCNFRLTNTGKAGTSSTQPEDVTQYVKGDVYRLSAKSSGWPIALPNALATANAGQQVTVPVHTKAGTGPLAKITLTATSESDPTKSSTATCIAVKH; encoded by the coding sequence GTGCGGCTGGTCGCAGTGCTGGCCGTTGTTTCGGTGCCGTCGATGGCACTCGCCGCGCCGAGTGCTCCCCCGGACCCAGTGAACGCCTGGCAGTACCCGCACTGGCCGCAGAAACAGCCCTGGCAGGAGTCGGGGCCGGATACGCGGGTCGCGAAGACGCTCTCGAGCGGGTTGCCCGGCCCGATCGACCCGCAGAACTGGGAGAACCCGGACCACATGACGTGGGACGACTACGTCAAACCACCCGGGACCAACTGGGCCGACCCCAATGTGAAGGGGTCCGAGCGGACCTTCAAGGGCGCGCTCGTGCTGCTCGACTACCCGAACCAGGACTTCGTCGTCACCAAGCCCAAGGGTTCGACCGTGTTCGGTAACCCGAGTGCCGCGGCGAACGGCGTACCGCGGGATCAGACCGCACAGTTCTACAAGAACTTCCTCAACACCCCGGAGCCGCTGAACCACGGTCACACGCTGCACGAGTACTGGATGGAGGACTCCGGCGGCCGGTACGGCGTCGACCTCACCGCGTTCGGGCCGTACCGGATGCCGGGCAAGTCGCACGAGTACGCGATGGAGTTCCAGAGCGACGAGGACTGCCCGGCCGGTGACGACTGCTCGCGGAACATCCGCACCGACGGCCAGGCGGCGTGGGTCGCCGACCAAGGTCCCGACGTACCGGCCGGGTACGACTTCGTGTTCTTCCTCAGCGCCGGCCAGGACGAGTCGTCGACCTGGCAGGAGTTCGGGATGATGAAGTTCCCGACCAAGGAGGACGTCACCGAGGAGTTCGGCGGTCCGGATCCCGCGCAACGCAACTGGTCGGAGACCCGGTACGTCGACTGGACGTCGTGGGCGGCCGGCTCGTCGATCTGGCCGAACGCCGGCGGCGGCTCGTCCACCCAGGCGGAGAGCTCCGGGATGGCAGTGTTCGCGCACGAGTTCAGCCATATCCTCGGCATCGGCGACAACTACAACAACCCGTACGGCGTCCCGCCGAGACGCGCGTACACAGGCATCTGGGAGATGCTCAGCCGGGGCAGCTTCAACGGCCCGGGCGGCCCGCACAGCCGCTGGATGATCCCCGCGACCGGCGGCGCGTCGATGGGCGCGCAACACATGCTGCTGAACAAGATCAAGCTGGAGATGGTCGACGAGCAGAACGTGCTCAGACTCTCCCGCGAGGCACTCGCGACATCAGGTGTCGTGATTGCCAACGTCAAGGCCCGCAGCGTCAACCCGGGCGCTCGCGATCTCTCCGGGGTGAACATCGAACTCGGCGGCGCGGGCGATCTCGACGCACCGTGCGATGCGACGAAGGACCCGATGTGCGACGGCCGCGGGTACCAGAACTACACGGTCGAGGTCGTGGACCGGATGGGCACCGACTCGTTCACGCCCGATGCCGGCGTACTGGTCGCGAAGACCAAGAACCAGGACCGCGCGCCGTTCGAGTGGGTCATCGACGCGAACCCGCAGGACATCAACCTGACCGACTACGTGCTGCCCGACGGTACGAAGGTCCCGATCACGATCGGCGACTACCGGCAGCTGTCCGACGCCCTGTTCCACGCGGGCACGAACTCCGGCAGCGAGTACGAGTACACCGACACCGCGAACCGGCTGCACTTCTACATCACAGGAGTGCACCGCAACGCGAAGGGCGAGCTCTCGTACACGGTCGCGATCCGCTCGCTCGACGGCGCCGGCGCCCAGAAGCGCGGCGTACGGCTGCTGCCGACGGTCGCGAAGCCGGACCGCAGCGGCGTCCAGACCTGCAACTTCCGCCTCACCAACACAGGCAAGGCGGGTACGTCGTCGACGCAGCCCGAGGACGTCACGCAGTATGTCAAGGGCGACGTCTACCGCCTGTCCGCCAAGTCCAGCGGCTGGCCGATCGCCCTGCCCAACGCACTCGCCACCGCGAACGCCGGCCAGCAGGTCACGGTCCCCGTCCACACGAAGGCCGGCACCGGCCCGCTCGCCAAGATCACCCTGACCGCCACCTCCGAGAGCGACCCCACCAAGTCATCCACCGCCACCTGCATCGCCGTCAAGCACTGA
- a CDS encoding histone deacetylase — protein MNQVWYVAYGSNLALERFSCYLYGGRPRGGARVYPGCRDQTPPQRTVAVTVAGGLVFAGASKVWGGGSAFYNAAAPTQLAARAYLLTLDQLADVAAQEMWREPGGAYALELAALLPEVAEIHSLGPGRYETVVRLGELEGVPMFTVTHGTVADLEPVAPTASYLRWIVTGLIEAHGWELARVVEYLHAAPGVQLGWTPGALLSVLDGDAGGGG, from the coding sequence GTGAACCAGGTCTGGTACGTCGCCTACGGATCCAACCTCGCCCTCGAACGCTTCAGCTGCTACCTGTACGGCGGTCGGCCGCGCGGGGGCGCCCGCGTCTACCCGGGCTGCCGGGATCAGACGCCTCCCCAGCGGACCGTGGCTGTCACGGTGGCGGGCGGACTGGTGTTCGCCGGTGCGTCGAAGGTGTGGGGCGGTGGCTCGGCGTTCTACAACGCGGCTGCACCCACGCAGCTCGCCGCCCGCGCCTATCTCCTCACCCTGGACCAGTTGGCCGACGTGGCGGCGCAGGAGATGTGGCGCGAGCCGGGCGGTGCTTACGCGCTGGAGCTCGCAGCCCTTCTCCCGGAGGTCGCCGAGATCCACTCCCTCGGCCCGGGCCGCTACGAGACCGTGGTTCGGTTGGGGGAGTTGGAGGGCGTGCCGATGTTCACGGTCACCCACGGAACGGTCGCGGACCTCGAGCCGGTCGCGCCCACAGCGTCGTACCTGCGGTGGATCGTGACCGGGCTGATCGAGGCGCACGGTTGGGAGTTGGCGCGGGTGGTCGAATACCTGCATGCTGCGCCGGGCGTCCAACTCGGCTGGACGCCCGGCGCGCTGCTGTCAGTGCTTGACGGCGATGCAGGTGGCGGTGGATGA
- a CDS encoding phosphocholine-specific phospholipase C, whose translation MPDINRRRFLQLAGASAAFAAMANSIEQAAAIPAHRRFGSIQDVEHIVVLMQENRSFDHYFGSLNGVRGFGDPRPVTLPSGKPVWYQKSALGKEILPFRPEADNLGMQFIQDLAHSWSDAHLAVNNGKYDQWIPAKTSTTMAYLTREDIPFHYALADKFTLCDAYHCSFMGSTDPNRYYMWTGYTGNDGTGGGPVLGNDEAGYGWTTYPERLEQAGVSWKIYQDIGDGLDGDHGWGWIDDAYRGNYGDNSLLYFNKYRNAQPGNPLYDKARTGTNAKAGESLFAQLAADVQNNRLPKISWVAAPEAFTEHPNWPANYGAWYISQVLDALTANPEVWSKTALFITYDENDGFFDHVVPPYPPIDANQGLSTVDPGPDLYTGSKAAHGAYGLGQRVPMLVVSPWSTGGYTCSEVLDHTSIIRFMESRFGVHEPNISPWRRAICGDLTSAFDFGTAATRPATLPDTSAYEPPDNKRHPDYVPTPPAVGKVPAQERGRRRTRPLPYAPVVDGAVADSKYRLTFSSGPQAGAQFLITSANRTDGPWTYTTEAGKTVADSWNPIYSAGVTDLTVHGPNGFLRTFKGKPATGLELTARENASTGNVVLTLTSDTARRITITNTYAGTTQNLDLLKGTTTRTITTTSGWYDVSITTATDTTYLRRLAGHVETGTPSLSDPAIKTV comes from the coding sequence ATGCCAGATATCAATCGCCGTAGGTTCCTGCAGCTGGCCGGAGCGTCGGCTGCGTTCGCCGCGATGGCGAACAGCATCGAGCAGGCTGCCGCGATCCCCGCGCACCGCCGGTTCGGCAGCATCCAGGATGTCGAGCACATCGTCGTACTGATGCAGGAGAACCGGTCGTTCGACCACTACTTCGGCAGCCTGAACGGCGTCCGCGGGTTCGGTGACCCGCGACCCGTCACGCTGCCGAGCGGCAAACCGGTGTGGTACCAGAAGAGTGCCCTCGGCAAGGAGATCCTGCCGTTCCGGCCGGAGGCCGACAACCTCGGGATGCAGTTCATCCAGGACCTCGCGCACAGCTGGTCGGACGCGCATCTCGCAGTGAACAACGGCAAGTACGACCAGTGGATCCCGGCGAAGACGTCGACCACGATGGCGTACCTGACCCGCGAGGACATCCCGTTCCACTACGCGCTCGCGGACAAGTTCACGCTGTGCGACGCGTACCACTGCTCGTTCATGGGTTCCACCGACCCGAACCGGTACTACATGTGGACCGGCTACACGGGTAACGACGGCACCGGCGGCGGCCCGGTCCTCGGCAACGACGAGGCCGGCTACGGCTGGACGACGTACCCGGAACGGCTCGAGCAGGCCGGTGTCTCGTGGAAGATCTACCAGGACATCGGTGACGGCCTGGACGGCGACCACGGGTGGGGCTGGATCGACGACGCGTACCGCGGCAACTACGGCGACAACTCGCTGCTGTACTTCAACAAGTACCGCAACGCCCAGCCCGGGAACCCGTTGTACGACAAGGCCCGCACCGGCACGAACGCGAAGGCCGGCGAAAGCCTGTTCGCGCAGCTCGCCGCCGACGTGCAGAACAACCGCCTGCCGAAGATCTCCTGGGTCGCGGCGCCGGAGGCGTTCACCGAGCACCCGAACTGGCCGGCCAACTACGGCGCCTGGTACATCTCCCAGGTCCTCGACGCGCTCACCGCGAACCCCGAGGTGTGGAGCAAGACCGCGCTGTTCATCACGTACGACGAGAACGACGGCTTCTTCGACCACGTCGTACCGCCGTACCCGCCGATCGATGCCAACCAAGGCCTGTCGACGGTCGACCCGGGCCCCGACCTGTACACCGGGTCCAAGGCCGCGCACGGCGCCTACGGCCTCGGTCAGCGGGTGCCGATGCTCGTGGTGTCGCCGTGGAGCACCGGCGGCTACACCTGTTCCGAGGTGCTCGACCACACGTCGATCATCCGCTTCATGGAGTCCCGTTTCGGCGTCCACGAACCGAATATCTCGCCGTGGCGCCGGGCGATCTGCGGCGACCTGACGTCTGCGTTCGACTTCGGTACGGCGGCGACGCGGCCGGCCACTCTCCCGGACACCAGCGCGTACGAGCCGCCGGACAACAAGCGGCACCCGGACTACGTGCCGACGCCGCCCGCGGTCGGCAAGGTCCCGGCACAGGAACGCGGCCGCCGCCGTACCCGGCCGTTGCCCTACGCACCGGTCGTCGATGGAGCCGTTGCCGACAGCAAGTACCGGTTGACGTTCAGCTCCGGCCCGCAGGCGGGCGCGCAGTTCCTGATCACGTCCGCGAACCGCACCGACGGTCCGTGGACGTACACCACCGAGGCCGGCAAGACCGTCGCCGACAGCTGGAACCCGATCTACTCCGCCGGCGTCACCGACCTCACCGTCCACGGCCCGAACGGCTTCCTCCGCACCTTCAAGGGCAAGCCCGCCACCGGCCTGGAACTCACCGCCCGCGAGAACGCCAGCACCGGCAACGTCGTACTCACCCTCACCTCCGACACCGCCCGCCGCATCACGATCACCAACACGTACGCCGGCACCACCCAGAACCTCGACCTACTCAAGGGCACCACCACCCGCACCATCACCACCACAAGCGGCTGGTACGACGTCTCGATCACCACCGCCACCGACACCACCTACCTCCGCCGCCTGGCCGGCCACGTAGAAACCGGCACCCCCAGCCTCAGCGACCCCGCCATCAAGACCGTCTAG
- a CDS encoding LysE family translocator has protein sequence MPSGTTVLSFCLAALVVLVVPGPSVAYVVACSLRHGRAAGLASVLGLELGALVHVAAAAAGLGAVLASSPDLFRLIRYGGAAYLLVMGVRELRPPNDDAPKHRALPRNRLRMIRDGVLVDLLNPKTVLFFLAFLPQFVRPAEGSGPTQILVLGACFVLLAAACDATYATIAGALAPRIHGSPQARRRIKQTTGGVYLTLAGLAVLT, from the coding sequence ATGCCAAGCGGGACAACAGTCCTGTCCTTCTGCCTGGCGGCTCTGGTGGTACTCGTCGTACCAGGGCCGTCGGTCGCGTACGTGGTGGCGTGCAGCCTGCGCCACGGCCGCGCCGCCGGCCTTGCATCAGTGCTCGGCCTCGAACTCGGCGCGCTCGTCCACGTCGCCGCGGCCGCCGCGGGACTGGGCGCAGTGCTCGCGTCGTCACCGGATCTGTTCAGGCTGATCAGGTACGGCGGTGCGGCCTACCTGCTCGTGATGGGAGTGCGCGAGCTCCGACCGCCGAACGACGACGCACCCAAGCACCGCGCTCTGCCGAGGAACCGTCTCCGGATGATCCGGGACGGCGTCCTCGTCGACCTGCTGAATCCGAAGACGGTGCTGTTCTTCCTCGCGTTCCTTCCACAGTTCGTCCGTCCGGCGGAGGGGTCCGGACCGACACAGATCCTCGTCCTCGGCGCCTGCTTCGTCCTGCTGGCCGCCGCCTGCGACGCGACGTACGCGACGATCGCAGGCGCCCTGGCGCCTCGAATCCACGGCTCCCCGCAAGCCCGGCGCAGGATCAAACAGACCACCGGAGGCGTCTACCTGACCCTCGCCGGACTCGCGGTGCTGACCTAG
- a CDS encoding BTAD domain-containing putative transcriptional regulator — protein sequence MGHLDIRLLGPFEIRRDGRVVRVPGRKVRALLAVLALNCGRTVSFDGLRLALWADDPPQRLRGSLQTYVGRLRRVLGDDAVTTEPTGYRLDVPVESVDVLRFHRLLDDGQPAQALGLWRGDPFGSALSPWFDEHETPALVERYLTAWEQRTDADIAELQKLTTRYPLRETLWLRLLTALRDAGRQAEALERYQTLRRHLADELGTDPSAELQALHHDLLALPAGGGTPPRPARDLTRFFGRAAELTRVDRLLATSRLVTIAGPPGAGKTRLTREYAVRQTSPVVLVELATADSVATAVADTIGLGPGEPLDPASTFLLILDNCEHLATEVAQYATQILATCPAVRILATSRTPLGTAGEHVFRLPPLAHRTAVELFIDRARLVNADVRADPSDTIRQICRQLDGLPLAIELAAAWIRVLSERQVLDRLAPLLHEKHGRHTTMRAALDSSYRLLQPPQQLLFGRLAVFAGGFDLDALEAVADLGDDLLTALTALVDHSLVLTESQPDGRMRFRLLEPVRQYAVTVFVTDDSEDSVRDRHAHHYLAVALHDDARLRGPDRAAALVDLRREEANLLAALAWARSRPTDLALRLSTVLGYYSEHRGEVNEARTRIEEFLDHPLAEPKVRAAALARLGRLAWRQRDYPAAQHAYRQSLDLRRRLGDQDGTARSLRDLALATASGGDTGLAAELCEQSIAMFRRSGNERGRGWALTVLGLTLFENGCWAEGETHYREALEVSLDGGGAAMNVTARLGIAFSAAVAGDVGVHRQQLVAVVDQIRAASGLIEDPEWLWAAMSLAANEGRTRAALRLAGAAIALSRRGGRMSGTMTTFCDGTVERLRRQTGTRSAGRLMAAGRELAQDALIVEALAPPTAGDRPLSARELEVAELAGQGLSNDDIARSLTISRRTVETHLEHVRHKLDLTSRYEVVAWALSRSG from the coding sequence ATGGGACATCTCGACATTCGGCTGCTCGGCCCGTTCGAGATCCGTCGGGACGGGCGGGTGGTTCGGGTTCCGGGTCGCAAGGTCCGGGCGTTGCTGGCGGTGCTCGCGCTGAACTGCGGACGGACGGTTTCGTTCGACGGTCTCAGGCTCGCGCTGTGGGCCGACGATCCGCCGCAGCGCCTGCGAGGCAGCCTGCAGACGTACGTCGGGCGGCTGCGCCGCGTACTCGGCGACGATGCGGTGACGACCGAGCCGACGGGCTACCGCCTCGACGTGCCGGTGGAGAGTGTCGACGTACTGCGCTTCCATCGGCTGCTCGACGACGGGCAACCCGCGCAGGCGTTGGGGTTGTGGCGCGGTGATCCGTTCGGGAGCGCGCTCTCTCCCTGGTTCGACGAGCACGAGACGCCCGCGCTCGTCGAGCGCTACCTCACCGCCTGGGAACAGCGAACCGACGCCGACATCGCCGAACTCCAGAAGCTCACCACGCGCTACCCGCTCCGGGAAACGTTGTGGCTAAGGCTTCTCACGGCACTCCGCGACGCCGGCCGACAAGCGGAAGCGCTGGAACGCTACCAGACGCTACGCCGCCACCTCGCCGACGAACTCGGCACCGACCCATCCGCTGAGCTCCAGGCGCTGCACCACGACCTGCTCGCTCTGCCCGCAGGTGGGGGTACGCCGCCGCGCCCGGCTCGCGACCTCACCCGGTTCTTCGGGCGGGCGGCCGAGCTCACCCGGGTCGATCGCCTGCTCGCCACGTCCCGCCTGGTCACGATCGCCGGCCCGCCCGGCGCCGGCAAGACGCGACTCACCCGCGAGTACGCCGTCCGTCAGACGTCACCGGTCGTCCTCGTCGAACTCGCAACGGCGGACTCGGTGGCGACCGCAGTCGCGGACACGATCGGACTCGGGCCCGGCGAGCCACTCGACCCGGCGAGCACGTTCCTCCTGATCCTGGACAACTGCGAGCACCTCGCGACCGAGGTAGCGCAGTACGCGACCCAGATCCTTGCGACCTGCCCGGCCGTTCGGATCCTGGCCACGAGCCGTACGCCGCTCGGCACGGCCGGCGAACACGTCTTCCGTCTGCCCCCACTCGCCCACCGCACCGCGGTCGAGCTCTTCATCGACCGCGCGCGACTCGTCAACGCAGACGTCCGCGCCGATCCGAGTGACACCATCCGGCAGATCTGCCGCCAACTCGACGGGCTCCCCCTCGCGATCGAGCTCGCTGCCGCCTGGATCCGCGTGCTGTCCGAGCGCCAGGTCCTCGACCGCCTGGCACCGCTCCTCCACGAGAAGCACGGCCGCCACACGACCATGCGCGCCGCCCTGGATTCCAGCTACCGCCTTCTGCAACCACCGCAGCAACTGCTGTTCGGTCGCCTGGCGGTCTTCGCCGGCGGATTCGACCTCGACGCCCTGGAAGCAGTTGCCGACCTCGGCGACGACCTGCTCACCGCCCTCACCGCACTGGTCGACCACTCCCTCGTTCTCACCGAATCACAGCCCGACGGCCGCATGCGCTTCCGCCTGCTCGAGCCTGTGCGCCAGTACGCCGTGACCGTCTTCGTCACCGATGACAGCGAGGACTCGGTCCGCGACCGCCATGCCCATCACTATCTGGCCGTTGCCCTCCATGACGACGCTCGCCTCCGCGGACCGGACCGTGCCGCTGCACTGGTCGACCTGCGACGCGAGGAAGCCAATTTGCTGGCCGCGCTGGCATGGGCCCGCAGCCGGCCGACTGACCTGGCGCTGCGGTTGAGCACGGTCCTCGGGTACTACTCCGAGCATCGCGGCGAGGTCAACGAGGCCCGGACCCGGATCGAAGAGTTCCTGGACCATCCTCTGGCCGAGCCCAAGGTCCGCGCTGCCGCTCTGGCTCGGCTGGGACGACTCGCCTGGCGGCAACGCGACTATCCGGCCGCGCAGCACGCCTACCGGCAGAGCCTCGACCTCCGCCGGAGACTCGGCGATCAGGACGGTACGGCGCGCAGTCTGCGGGACCTCGCGCTCGCGACGGCGTCCGGCGGCGACACCGGTCTCGCCGCGGAACTCTGTGAGCAGAGCATCGCGATGTTCAGGCGTTCGGGCAACGAACGCGGTCGCGGCTGGGCTCTCACGGTGCTCGGCCTGACCCTCTTCGAGAACGGCTGCTGGGCCGAAGGCGAGACGCACTACCGCGAGGCGCTCGAGGTGAGCCTGGACGGCGGCGGCGCGGCGATGAACGTGACCGCACGCCTCGGCATCGCGTTCTCCGCGGCGGTGGCCGGCGATGTCGGCGTCCATCGGCAGCAACTCGTGGCCGTCGTGGATCAGATCCGCGCGGCCTCCGGCCTGATCGAGGATCCCGAGTGGTTGTGGGCCGCGATGAGCCTGGCTGCGAACGAAGGACGGACCCGCGCGGCGCTCCGGCTCGCCGGCGCCGCCATCGCGCTCAGCCGGCGCGGCGGGCGGATGTCCGGGACCATGACCACCTTCTGCGACGGGACGGTCGAGCGCCTGCGCCGCCAGACCGGGACCCGCAGTGCCGGCCGCCTGATGGCTGCCGGCCGCGAACTCGCACAGGACGCGTTGATCGTCGAGGCACTCGCCCCGCCGACTGCCGGCGACCGGCCGTTGAGCGCCCGTGAACTGGAGGTCGCCGAGCTGGCCGGACAGGGGCTGAGCAACGACGACATCGCGAGGTCCTTGACGATCTCCCGCCGTACCGTCGAGACCCATCTCGAGCACGTCCGGCACAAGCTGGACCTCACCAGCCGGTACGAAGTGGTGGCCTGGGCGCTGTCGCGATCCGGGTGA
- a CDS encoding class I SAM-dependent methyltransferase codes for MNDYIFDTGSELGRHHLDYLGNLLDAPSRWSLERRGLPPTARCLEIGAGSGAIATWLAARTAEVVAVDIDTGQLTDLPANVEVRRHDLREGLGVDGPFDLIHARLILMHLPEREQIFAQLVDALAPGGRLVIGDFTGRRLHPITTPTAEDEALWARMQYLSHELGGPARGISLSWAAGTAARMSAAGLVDVHTLEYSETTAGGTDGCLLHRNLNQQAEALLLSVGAAPAELTRYRELMTDPSFSAWFYQFLCTSGQRPR; via the coding sequence ATGAACGACTACATCTTCGACACCGGCAGCGAGCTCGGCCGGCACCATCTGGACTATCTCGGCAACCTCCTGGACGCCCCGAGCCGATGGTCTCTCGAACGGCGCGGGCTGCCGCCCACGGCCCGCTGCCTGGAGATCGGCGCCGGGTCCGGCGCGATCGCGACCTGGCTGGCGGCCCGGACGGCCGAGGTCGTTGCCGTGGACATCGACACCGGTCAGCTGACGGACCTGCCTGCGAACGTCGAGGTCCGCCGGCACGACCTCCGCGAGGGCCTCGGGGTGGACGGGCCGTTCGACCTGATCCATGCGCGGCTGATCCTCATGCATCTCCCGGAACGCGAGCAGATCTTCGCCCAACTGGTCGATGCCCTCGCACCGGGCGGGCGGCTCGTCATCGGCGACTTCACCGGCCGCCGCCTGCACCCCATCACCACACCGACCGCCGAGGACGAGGCGCTCTGGGCGCGCATGCAGTACCTCTCGCACGAACTCGGCGGCCCGGCCCGCGGGATCAGCTTGAGCTGGGCGGCCGGTACGGCGGCACGGATGTCCGCCGCCGGCCTGGTCGACGTACACACGCTGGAGTACTCCGAGACGACGGCGGGCGGCACCGACGGCTGCCTCCTGCACCGCAACCTCAACCAGCAGGCAGAAGCCCTCCTGCTGTCCGTCGGCGCCGCCCCGGCCGAACTGACGCGCTACCGCGAGCTGATGACCGATCCGTCCTTCAGCGCGTGGTTCTACCAGTTCTTGTGTACCTCGGGACAGCGCCCTAGATGA
- a CDS encoding ABC transporter ATP-binding protein produces MKSELELRGVQQRFHARGVADGYITAVDDVSFSLAASPPQIISLVGQSGSGKSTIARNVLGLQKPTAGSVLYGGKDIFKLSRAEYDEYRRDVQPVFQDPYAIFNPFYRVDRVLWKAVKKFKLADTRAKGLELIEESLRAVRLEPENVLGRYPHQLSGGQRQRIMLARVHMLRPSFIIADEPVSMLDAQVRRHFLDILLDFQTEHGMTTLFITHDLSTVYYLGGEVMVITKGQIVERGPVSTVMHEPSHPYTKLLLDSIPQPDPDQRWTTRIAVDELERVDDANPAADTKPEAPII; encoded by the coding sequence ATGAAGTCTGAGCTCGAACTTCGTGGCGTACAGCAACGATTCCACGCCCGTGGGGTCGCCGACGGCTACATCACCGCGGTGGACGACGTGAGCTTCAGCCTGGCCGCGTCGCCGCCGCAGATCATCAGCCTGGTCGGCCAGAGCGGCAGCGGGAAGAGCACGATCGCCCGCAACGTCCTCGGCCTGCAGAAACCCACCGCCGGTTCCGTGCTGTACGGCGGGAAGGACATCTTCAAGCTGAGCCGGGCCGAGTACGACGAGTACCGGCGCGACGTACAACCGGTGTTCCAGGACCCGTACGCGATCTTCAACCCGTTCTACCGGGTCGATCGCGTGCTCTGGAAGGCGGTGAAGAAGTTCAAGCTCGCGGACACCCGGGCCAAGGGCCTCGAGCTGATCGAGGAGTCGTTGCGCGCGGTCCGGCTGGAGCCGGAGAACGTTCTCGGGCGGTACCCGCACCAGCTCTCCGGCGGTCAGCGGCAACGCATCATGCTGGCCCGGGTCCACATGCTGCGGCCGTCGTTCATCATCGCGGACGAGCCGGTGTCGATGCTGGACGCCCAGGTGCGCAGGCACTTCCTGGACATCCTGCTCGACTTCCAGACCGAGCACGGGATGACGACTCTGTTCATCACCCACGACCTGTCCACGGTCTACTACCTCGGCGGCGAGGTCATGGTCATCACCAAGGGCCAGATCGTCGAACGCGGCCCGGTCTCCACGGTGATGCACGAGCCCTCCCACCCGTACACCAAGCTGCTCCTCGACTCCATCCCGCAACCCGACCCCGACCAACGCTGGACCACCCGCATCGCCGTCGACGAACTGGAACGCGTCGACGACGCGAACCCCGCCGCCGACACGAAGCCGGAGGCTCCGATCATCTAG
- a CDS encoding ABC transporter ATP-binding protein — translation MNSVPGSVLEIKGLEVVYSTNRGDVKAVRGIDLDVRRGEILGIAGESGSGKSTLAVALLRLLKAPGKVTGGSVVFNPAGRSPVDLLKVHGEELRVLRWSALSYLPQGSMSSLNPVMRVQDQFKDVILEHAPERKSSLHEMIPRLLAQVGLEPRVARMYPHELSGGMKQRVLMAIAVALEPDLVIADEPTTALDVTIQRVILQSLADLRTDFGVTLMVISHDMGVHAQLADRVAVMYEGQLVEVGDVRQVFKNPQDAYTRQLIDSIPKLGRRAS, via the coding sequence GTGAATAGCGTTCCTGGCAGCGTTCTGGAGATCAAGGGCCTCGAGGTCGTGTACTCCACCAACCGCGGCGACGTGAAAGCGGTCCGCGGGATCGATCTCGACGTACGCCGCGGTGAGATCCTCGGGATCGCGGGGGAGTCGGGCAGTGGGAAGAGCACGCTCGCGGTCGCACTGCTGCGGCTCCTGAAGGCGCCGGGCAAGGTGACCGGCGGCTCCGTGGTGTTCAACCCGGCCGGCCGTTCGCCCGTGGACCTGCTGAAGGTGCACGGCGAGGAACTGCGGGTACTGCGGTGGAGCGCTCTCTCGTATCTCCCGCAGGGCTCGATGAGCTCGCTGAACCCGGTGATGCGCGTGCAGGACCAGTTCAAGGACGTGATCCTGGAGCACGCGCCGGAGCGCAAGAGCTCCTTGCACGAGATGATCCCGCGGCTGCTCGCACAGGTCGGTCTCGAGCCGCGAGTGGCCCGGATGTACCCGCACGAGCTGTCCGGCGGCATGAAGCAGCGGGTGCTGATGGCGATCGCGGTCGCGCTCGAACCCGACCTGGTGATCGCGGACGAGCCGACCACCGCGCTGGACGTGACGATCCAGCGGGTGATCCTGCAGTCGCTCGCGGATCTGCGCACCGACTTCGGTGTGACCCTGATGGTGATCTCGCACGACATGGGCGTGCACGCACAGCTCGCCGACCGGGTCGCGGTGATGTACGAGGGACAGTTGGTCGAGGTGGGCGACGTACGGCAGGTGTTCAAGAACCCGCAGGACGCCTACACCCGGCAGCTGATCGATTCGATTCCGAAGCTCGGACGGAGGGCATCATGA